One Apteryx mantelli isolate bAptMan1 chromosome 2, bAptMan1.hap1, whole genome shotgun sequence genomic window, TGATTCTGAGCAAGTAATACGTGGACCATTCAGTTACTGAACATGTTAGTGAGCTTGCACACCAGCCATTCTCTCCTTAGAAGCACTAAACTGAGTTTACTCCTTTTACCCAGGCGCTCTTTTTTACCAGCTCATCTTTAAGACTCCTCACCTCTCTGTCAAACTTCACTGAACTGATTAATGGGTTCAAAAGTTATCACAGGTGATGACAAAAAGACTGTTTATCAAGATGATAATGACACCCcacaccaaaacaaacaaacaaaaaacagattattGCTATATGGAGGTAGGATGCACAATCAAGAAGCATGTAACTGCAACATTATAAAAAGCCAGAGATCTTGGATATGCATTCAAAGAGTACAGATTAGGAACCACAAGTGCAAACTATTTTAGCCAAAAAAACGAAAACTATTAATCAGAGGTAATATTAAACAAGTAGAAAACTGAGCAAATATCATCAAGCTTCCTTTTACAGTTATTTCTCTCTCCTTGGCTATACAAAGCAAGAATTAGTAGTTTGAAATTCACCTGATTCACTTGATTTTAAGGCCTCTTTGATTTGCTGTTTAATTTTCATTGCTTCTTCTGCAGTCAAGTCCCCCTTTTTCAGTGTCACCACTTGAGGCTGCTCATCCTCTTTGTCACCGCCATTCTCACTATCATCATCTGGAAGTGGAAGTTGTTCTCTCTAGACgggagagaaataaaagcaaTTCTGATCACCACACCAAATCACAACTCCTAAGGTGCAACAGTGGTCTAGTAATCTagggtgtaaagaagacggagccagactcttctcagtagtgcccagtgataggacgagaggaACTgagcacacactgaaacacaggaagttctgtctgaatataaggaaaaactcttactgtgaaggtgactgagcactggaacaggttgcccagagaggttgtggagtctccattctggGAGATACTCCAAAGGTGCCTGGACATGTTCCTGGGCAACCTACtcttggtgaccctgcttgagcagggggattggactagatgatctccagaggccccttccaacctcaaccgttccgTGATTCTGTGGTCAATCTTTCATTTCACTTCTGCTGTAAGGTTAGTAAGGAGACCTGGCGTGGCTTTCAGTGCCAAGCTCTCCTAACACACATTGTCCAAATGACACAAAATTACTGTCATACCCTTCAGTAAAAGGGAATATTTTACTCTGGCCCACCATACGCACTCCCTTATGCCCTCATCGCAGTACAGCAGGCATAGCCAAATTCTTCTATGATTTGCTGGTACTTGGCAGCTAAACAGGCTCTTGGGGAGCCACTGCAGCTGGGCACAAGGTTAACAGTCCAATTCCATCACTGAGACACAgattcctgtggaaaaaaaacagtatgtgcTCTTTCAATTAAAGACCAAAGCAGTATGAACTTAGAGGTAAGAAATTCATTGCCTTTGTTCATAGAAATAATGTCTGTCATGTCACACTAAGATAATCTTAAATGTCTGGGACCAAATTTGAATCCTCTGTGCTATACTCAAAACAGTGAGAAGGGAAAGGGAGTCCATGGTGGCTTTATTACTAAAGCTACCCAATTAAATTGTAAGCATTATTAACATAAGGAAGACAATTTCCCTGTTTCCACTCTCCCAAACTCATGCTCTGAGAAAGAAGAATCATCTGGGATGAAAATTTTATATAAACAAACTTGGTCTAAGGCAGAGAGTTACTATAGAAATCTCAGTACAACAACGTAAAGTTTGGCAAGATTATAGGAACTGAAAACAGTCTCTTATAAGTATAGATAGTATTACCCTAATCTACTGAACTTACCACAGGAATAGGCAAATTCCAGTCTTCCCCAAGAAATGAAATAGCTCATGCTAAAGGCATACTCTATCTCAAATTCAAACTCATTTACACCTTTCTTTTCTAACAAATCATTGCTGTTATTACTTCACTGACCAGTCTGGAGAAAGTAGGTGATATTGGCTTAAGCCATATAccttatgtgtgtatatatgtacaccaTATAGCTATAGATATAGCTTAAGGTCTACTACATACTAGGATTGAATCTTAAAAGGCAGTAAAGGCAAATGAGACAAGCAGTGAAAGTCGATACTTTGACTGTTTGTAATACAAGATATTTTCACAAATAACTTACCTATCCTAACTAGATGACACTTAATATTATTTGAACAATAGCCATAAGATATTTTGTGCTTTTAAGTAATGAACTATCATAGCTAACTACCATTTAAGGACAGTGCCATACAAAGCTACTTCAGAAAAGAGGATGCTGTTCCACAAACAGCTTTTGGGTGGCAAAGCTGGTTTTAGCAGTAGCTAAACCACCTATATGTCACAGTGGCACAAGCGTGATTCAAATAAAGTCACTGACAATTAGCCACTGGTTAGTGGGTTggtttttgttcccccccccctagGTTGCTGCATACAGGTCACCTGCAGCATCCCCCAAATGTTTCTGCCAGTACAACTAGGCAATAAcataactgcacaaacaggatTACCATCAAAATTGCACCACAACTTAAATTTAGATTTTCTTAGTCTTCTACAGGAAACAACAAATTTGCCCGTAATATATTAGGGTAATGATGGGACTATTTTTCTTAGGGCATCCTATAAAACACTAGAGTTAGCAGAAACTCTGCAGTTTGGAAACGCACACAAACCAGCGCCACCAGGTAAGCCTGCCTTTTAAACAGCTGACTCAGACCCCtactgccccagccctgcccacctcaCCATCACACCAATGTTTGTGTCAGCTGACCCGACTTCAGGACACGTTAACCCTTTTCCATTACGTTTTACTATACTTTTAAGACTTCAAACACATCTTTTTCCCTTCCGGGTTTTAATAGGCAAATTAAACTTGGGGCATCATAATCGTTTCCCCCCATCGCCCCCCACAGACAGCTGGGCGCGCTGGCAGGGCCCTGGTACCGACAGGGCCGTGGTACCAGCCGGTCACTGCCGCCCCTGGGCCAGCTGCTCCCACGAAAGGCACCGCGACTACCACGGCTGCACTTATTAAAAGCAGCAAGGGGATGGGAtattgctgcttttaaaaaaaaaaaaaaaaaaaaaaaactccgacacagaaacaaaaaacaacttaAGTCACAAAGATAGTCTCCGTTACGGTTTAGGCCGGTAACtacttttccccctttccctacCACCTGCCGCGGGACTTCTTCTCCTTACACTTACTTCCCCCCAGTGCCCGAGGGGGGCACTGCTGCCACGGGCGCgcagctgccccttcccaccccaATCCCGGCGAGGGGCCAGTCACTGCGGTGCCGGGGGGGCGCGCAGGGCCGTGACAGGAGCATACGAAAACGGGGCCGGCAGCACCCAGGggcctgcccggggctgggggcggcagcGGTGCCCGAGCGCGGGGGGAGGCGAGCGGGGGAAgacgggcgggcgcggggccaggCCCTTACCTTGGTTTCCACCGTTGGCCCCTCCCGATACCCGACCTGCCGCTTGAAGCGGCTGAGAAAGGCGGGCTCGGCCGGCCGCACGTAGGAGACCTGGGTCTTTTTGCTCATggcggccaccgccgccgccgccacccctcCCCGCTGCGGCCGCTAACGGCCAGCCCCCGACACGCGCTTCCGGCTCTGAGGAGGCGAGAGGGGATGGCGGCCCTAGCGGGACGCAGCTACCGCCCTTCCTTCCCGCCCTCTGAGATTTCCCCCGTCACGtgacggggggggggagggaaacggCTCCTCCAGCCAATGGCAAAAAAGAAGCCGGAGCGGGTTAAGATGACTTGAAGCGAAATGGCCGCGCCCGTCCCGGCTTCAGGGGGGAGGCGGAGCCTCGCCGCCTGGGGCTCTTAGCGCCAAATTCAAACGTGCCGCCATTTTGGGGCAGGCGGCTGGGGGGCGGGAGGAGCGGGGGGTGGCAGGGCCGGCGCGGACCATGGCTCCCGGCACGAAAGGTGAGGGGGAGCCGCGAAGGGGCCGTGGGGGCGTCCACCtccccgccgccgagcccccgtGCGGGcagccgtgccgcgccgcgggggAGGCCGCGCTGCGGCGCTGCCCTGGGCCGGGCGAGGGGCGGCTCGTTCCTGCGCGACCGGGCTCCTGCCGTGGTGCTTCACGCGGGGAAGCGGGCGGGGGCAGAGGGGCGCCCGTGCTGGCTcggcgccccgcggggggccGTGCCgtggggcggcggctccccggtgCCCGGTgggggccccgggggcggcgaCCCCCGGCGCCTCCAGCAACGCTTTTGGCACCGGGCGGCGCCCCAACGGGCGTCTCGTGGCGGACAGGGGGGGCCCGGCCGTCCGGTGCCGGTACCCTGCCCCGGCGCCCGAGGGGCGCTTCGccctccttgctcctgctgccttgggccGGACAGTCCGTTTTGCGTAATCTCGTCGAGTTTTCATTGCATGTGCGGTTTGCAGCTCCAGTCGGTGCAAAGTTTTCGTGCCCGTATAACGCTTCAAGTGAAGGCAGCCCTTTAAACTGGGAACTGAGAGCCGGTGATTCCTCAAGGTGTCCCACCGACAAATATCTATCTACCTGCCGGtctaatttcactttttttaaatgtaccGGTTCTCTTGTGCTATCTCGTTTTGACACTCCTAATTCAGATATTTATTCTTCGAATATATGAAGTTAGTAAATTGTTCTAATGTTATTGTGTGGATTGAAGCAAATAGGCTCCAATCCCTCCATGTACTTGTGACTGTTTTTCACATAACAGCCGAAGGGTATTTATGTAGCGTAAATGCTAATCAAGACTAGTGCCTTTGCACCTTATTATTATCTTAAAGTGTAGGTTTAAATTCTCCTACAATAAAAGCTGTCCAAGTTTAGAGGCCTAATATTTTGGTAAATCATCTTCGATTGTCATTTTACttgtatttacttttatttttaaatttgaatcTTTTATCACACTAATAACTTTGTTTATTTAACCTATGTGAAATAATTTCCTGttagattcatttttaaataaaaaataagtcatcctatctatctatctatctatggaGTTATATGTGCCATCTGCCTGAAACAGGCTGTACAAAACGATGATCACATGTACAGGAGAACTGTATGCATTACAGAGTGATGCTCAATGTTActtcataaaaatgaaagcaatataACTGCTCAGATTTTGCAGGTGCTATGATATTGAGTTTCTCAATCGCATCAATAAAGCTATTTCATACTGTGTTGTTGTTTTACCTGCAGTGAGTTGgctattttaaaacataatgGGAATATATAATGCTATTAACATTTATGTTTCTAATTCTTCAAAACGCTTGCAAAACTTCATGTGCGTTCACATAAAACTCATgttcaatgaaaatattcattttaacagGCTACTTGTGCAGGTAAAGTTAAAAGCCTGTATGTGCTTGTATTGCAGGACTAGAGGTTTCTCTACCTTTGCAAGAAACATTCTGTCAAAGAAAGATAGTTGCTAACTGTTTTTGTGCAGTTCTGCATCACCGTGGAACAAACATTTATAAGGCTCTCCATTTATTTCCCTCAGTATTGCTTACAgtattttctatttaattttttttgagatAATTATATACCATTTGGTATTTATGTACGTTTTTTCACTCCTGTTTTATAGGAGATGCGCGTGACTCTACGTTACCTTCGTTGAACTCACCTAGGTAAACAAGTATTTGCCAGTTCCTTTATATGAATAATCACATTGCAGAAAATATGCAAACATTTATGTTTTTCATTCAGCAATTTCCTGTATAAGATTATTGCCTTTTTCTCTAAACTTCCTTCTAGggtttttaaaaattgttcttaATGGAAGTGTTGTTCTGAGAAATCAGATTCTTCTTGGAATGCTGCCATGCAGTAAATTCTTATTTGTCTATTAACTCTACAGCTGAGTTTGGAATATCTCTGAAGGGACAGTAAACCTGAATTCCATCAGGAAGTcttaagctgaaagaaaaaagaaaaaccaaaaaaaccctcctccaaATACACACAGATATTTATTTTGGGTTGGGGCAGAAACGATTATATACTCAAAAAATTTTTGGCAAGTTATTGTCATCTGTCTCAAATCCAATATCACATACATCTTCACTGCtccctgggtttttttgtttgttcgtttgttttttaGCCCTTTCCTCTGCCATTCTCCCACCCCACATTTTGGTCATGAAGTCGTTTTCCACTTTAAATTtattctgttcctttcttttgtttATCAAAAGTAAAAATCAATGCCAGTTATAATACCCTCACGCTACAGCTGACTTTTGGGAAAGAATCAAGTAGTTAAGTAAATCCAAGTTTGCTGTCAGTTCAAGTAAGAATGTGCTTCTTTAAGTATTATATTGCTATTTATGCCAGAACTCCTCAATGCTTTAATATAATAGTCATGTGCAGTTGCTTAGTCAAGCTAAATTTACTGGTGCATCTGTTGATAAATGTGATGAAATAGGCCAGGGAGTTTTTAAATTTAGGAGCTGCTATACTTTATCAAACTCATGGATCATTTAGTTGATTATTCTTTCCCTTCCTGTGAGCAGCAACAAAAAATGCTAGTAACTTTCTTGTTGGAATATATCATCATCTGCTCCCTACGTAAAGTCTTTTCTAACCTCCAGTAGTAAGAAGGATGCTTGAACCTTGAAATCTTAGAAACTTCCAAAGCCTTTAATATTATAATAATAGCTTTGTTGTTTATTATTCATGTATATGTCAAGTTCACTCTGAAATGTGCTTTTTTAGAGCTGAAGTTAATGTAACAGCAATAAATCCCAGTTAACTgcttgttctttatttttaaatctgccaCATCTTTAGCTTCAATGAATCTATGACTTGTAATGAATTCGTGTCTATAGCTAAAAGTAGTATAATTTCAGGAGAGACCTTTGTATGACTTTGCTTAATCTGATTTTTGTGATTTCATTTTATCAAACAGCTGATAAATCTATTTCCAAATAATCTAATGCATAAATATTCATTTAGTGTTGAAGGTGATGCTATCAAAGTTTATGTAAGGGTACGTCCCCCTTCAGAGGGAACTGCGTTAACTGATGGAGATCAAGGCTTATGTCTATCTGTTCTTTCAACAAACACCATTCGTCTGCACTCGAAGCCTGAGCCGAAGATCTTCACTTTTGATTATGTTGCAAATATGGAGACAACACAGGTGAAAACTTACAACACTATTGCTCTTTTTCTCCAGGTTATGGCAACTGTTACATTAAACCTTTCTTATGTAATTTCTTGGGTCTTATTTTTTGCTCTGATGAGATTGGTTGGATATTTAGATATAGTACACAAATATTACACTAAATTCTAatagttttaatatatttttaaagaattttaataaTTTCTATGATCAAAGTTTACATTAAAATTGAAGCTTTTATTTGTAGATTTTATAGTAATAGCGCACACCAAAAATAAAGCTTGCTGTTGAGATAAGCCTATAAAAACAGCTGGCAAACAGTAGCTGATGTTGAAGGAGGTGATTTGTATATTAGGAACTTAtggcattatttttctttctgtattttcttgttATACATTTGCCTTGAAACAGCTATATTGTTCAGAGATTTTACTGCCAAGTACTAATACTGCTTTTATTAGGAAAAGGTTATACTGGAAGGAAAATCCTCCATTTAATTTTTATAATATTATGTTTGTAATTCTGAACATAATATTGATTCATCCAGGACTTCAATCCCATTTAACATCTGAAGCCCCTTACTTCTCTTTCCACTCTCTTCAGGAAGCCTTTCCTTCCTGACATGTTACCTTAAtggggaaaattaaaataaatctatgtaacaagcattttaaaaacagtttgaacACTGAGTTGTTTCTGTGATATCCTGATAAGTTGTGATGGGTTCCATTCTATCATAAAACTTTGGTCATGTGTAAGGAGTAAGAATGAGAtcttttttcaaaatacttattttgaaCTTATTCTAATAAAAGGGCCATGTCATCTTTCAGGTAAGTCTTTTACATGAAGAAGTAAACTGTTTGCTCTGGACTGCATCATGCTATCCACCTTTTTTGAGAACTCGGCATAGAAAATGTTGGGAAGTTATAGCAAGATCCTGTAATATATACTGTGCCTCTTTaacacaacacaaaacaaaaaaacactctaTATGAGCCAGTTAGGCTGTGATTTGGAGCTAGGCTATCATTGCAGGTTtaagaaatacatgaaaatagATGAGTGTAGCAGTTGTGCAGATTACTGAATACACCACAGTGCAACTGATTTCATGGCAAACAGAAAATTGAGTGTGATAGGCTCAATTTTGGCCTACTGATGGTACAAACAAAATAGCATAATTATCCAAAACACTGGACAAAAATTAATGTAATATGTTTTTG contains:
- the KIAA1143 gene encoding uncharacterized protein KIAA1143 homolog isoform X9, translated to MSKKTQVSYVRPAEPAFLSRFKRQVGYREGPTVETKREQLPLPDDDSENGGDKEDEQPQVVTLKKGDLTAEEAMKIKQQIKEALKSSESDGEPEPADGKIMFRKPTKRSSEKFSGLNPQQGG
- the KIAA1143 gene encoding uncharacterized protein KIAA1143 homolog isoform X7, translated to MSKKTQVSYVRPAEPAFLSRFKRQVGYREGPTVETKREQLPLPDDDSENGGDKEDEQPQVVTLKKGDLTAEEAMKIKQQIKEALKSSESDGEPEPADGKIMFRKPTKRSSEKFSGLNPESCSLAARQFQRHGYQEVNAWQGSEGI
- the KIAA1143 gene encoding uncharacterized protein KIAA1143 homolog isoform X5 → MSKKTQVSYVRPAEPAFLSRFKRQVGYREGPTVETKREQLPLPDDDSENGGDKEDEQPQVVTLKKGDLTAEEAMKIKQQIKEALKSSESDGEPEPADGKIMFRKPTKRSSEKFSGLNVSSSKKMKGAKKAKREASTPQSAAKQIKNSSLLSFNDEENDD
- the KIAA1143 gene encoding uncharacterized protein KIAA1143 homolog isoform X10, whose amino-acid sequence is MSKKTQVSYVRPAEPAFLSRFKRQVGYREGPTVETKREQLPLPDDDSENGGDKEDEQPQVVTLKKGDLTAEEAMKIKQQIKEALKSSESDGEPEPADGKIMFRKPTKRSSEKFSGLNVL
- the KIAA1143 gene encoding uncharacterized protein KIAA1143 homolog isoform X6 is translated as MSKKTQVSYVRPAEPAFLSRFKRQVGYREGPTVETKREQLPLPDDDSENGGDKEDEQPQVVTLKKGDLTAEEAMKIKQQIKEALKSSESDGEPEPADGKIMFRKPTKRSSEKFSGLNGLSADLLCMYLKGDPLLSSVHNCSPRCRV
- the KIAA1143 gene encoding uncharacterized protein KIAA1143 homolog isoform X4 produces the protein MSKKTQVSYVRPAEPAFLSRFKRQVGYREGPTVETKREQLPLPDDDSENGGDKEDEQPQVVTLKKGDLTAEEAMKIKQQIKEALKSSESDGEPEPADGKIMFRKPTKRSSEKFSGLNGIKWDFWSNLLSDVSKACKPLMIATCLPSNFLKHKIIYYKATLT
- the KIAA1143 gene encoding uncharacterized protein KIAA1143 homolog isoform X8; the encoded protein is MSKKTQVSYVRPAEPAFLSRFKRQVGYREGPTVETKREQLPLPDDDSENGGDKEDEQPQVVTLKKGDLTAEEAMKIKQQIKEALKSSESDGEPEPADGKIMFRKPTKRSSEKFSGLNSSLQQNLVNALVNI